In Takifugu flavidus isolate HTHZ2018 chromosome 1, ASM371156v2, whole genome shotgun sequence, the DNA window ATGGGCGTCTGCTGAACACAAACTTTCTTTGTTTGATTGGCTGAAGGGTTTGGAGGTGTTTTCTGACCAGGCTGCCGGTGGAATTGAGCCGTATTCAGGCTTCAGAGACCGGGTTGCCCTCTGTTAGTTACACAAGTTCATCACCTTCTTTAATTCTTTTATAGAAGCAggattcttttcctcttttgtccaCACTTCATGACTTTTCATGTTGGTTAAAGAGAAGTGATCGGGGTGTGTGTTTATAGCTGTCAGTTCCTGCTCTGGAGGCTCCTCTGGCTCTCAGCACTGTCGCCTGTTGATACATGTGATGGATGCTCACTCTTTCCCTCAGCATAGTGATTGATGAGGTTGATGGATGAGGCGGGTGTTGGCTTCCCTCCTGGAGTTTTTGGAGTTTAATTTGGCATTCAGGGTGTTGAGGGTAAAGATGTTAGGTGCTGGAGCTGGTGAACAGGGTTCCAATCTGATCTCAACAGTTGCACTTTCCATTTCATACTCATATACACAGTAGGATTGATGGACTTAAATGTTGTAGACAGATAAGCCTTGCAATATGTTTTCCTAAAGAATAACTTAATATTGATGTGACCTCTTCAAGGTGTATCCTGCTAAGACAGACTGCAGCTCCCCCACAGCCAGAGTGAGAATTAGTGATCTTGAAGATGAATTTGTATCTGAATGCTTGAGATGTGCATCGATTTCGATGACTATATTTATATAGTGTTGATGAAGGTGCAAATCAGTAAGTAAACAAAACAATGTCCACAAACACGAACAGATAACTTAAAgatacatctcctggatgccctgggacacatcatcagtgatgtatcCTGGGTTCATAGGGTGTTTCGGGTCTCACACCATCATACACCCTCGCCCAGGCGACCCAGCCGGGGTGATCAAGACCCGGCTTGTGTCCCAGTAGCAACCCACGGATCTGCCCCTTTTCAGCCACAGCCACCTCGTggctctctctgcagcttcacttgCGGATTCAATGGCCCTCTTTTGGCTGTCCCTGTGACTCCCAATCGGCCAAAGACTTTCCAGAGGGAGCGTCCTGCAAACTTCTATGGGCTCGTGTGAATGAAGTGAAACCTTTGTCATCTGTGTCATCCTGTTAACGCAGGGGATCCGTAGAATAAACAGGCCCCACACTGATGGCCAGTGTGTGGTGGGATGACCTTCCCACCAAGTGGTGCTGGTCAGCCTTCACCCTCTACCAGAACACTCTGTGCAAAAGGATAAGTTTAATGTTTCCGCTGTCTCTGGAGGTCTATCGGTGGATGTGACTGAACCCcctgtgagggagggagtgaaCCTGGGGGCCCTTCGAGCACCCTCTCCAATTTTTCAACCCGTATCAGAGAAAATGCTGTGTAAGAATGACAGCAggattattttcatttcaattgGGTCTCAGCCGCTGATTGCTTGTGGTGGACTGACAGAGCAATTCACCATCTCACACATTCTAGAACTATGATTGAGGACACAGCTGGGAAAATGGTTCAGGATCTTTAGAAATGAGGGAAATAATCCCACTGTCCCACCTAAAATGATGCGTGTGCATTTAAAGAtagagggaaaaaaattaaaacggAACCCCCTGGAGGTCTGGTGAGCTCTGCGTCATCAGCATGGTAAAACCTGTACCTGTCAGATTTTTTAATGGGCTCCtctgggggcggggggggtgaGGCCGATCACTCCCAGCCTCACGCATCTTCACCTTCCTGTCCCCTGATCTTtaagtgcatgtttgtgtgtttgcaggtacCACTGGAAGAAGGGTTGAATAAAACCATCCATTATTTTAGCCGGGAACTGGAGCACCAGGCCAACAACCAGTACATCCCAAAACCCAAAGCCGCCCGCATGAAGAAAGGCCGACCACGGCACAACTGAGGTCCCTGCTCCCTCAGCACAGACTTGTCAGAGACGAGAAGTAAAGCTCCTTCAGACGGCCCTGGAAGCTTCTGCAGCATACAGTGAATGAGGCACCCCGGGAACCCTCTATGGGGAGAAGGACAACTAGAACATACATAATAAAAGAATAGTTGCCTTGCTTGTGTTTTGGATGGACTCGAGGAAAGACACCCgattggcttttttttgctttttgctaTTGAAATCCCGACCCTGGTGATGAGTCGCAGCTCTTATTGTGCTTTCAgtgtttttagtttattttagcTATTTTATTGGGTGATTGGgtggggaagtgtgtgtgtgtggggtgtctCTCCAGGGGTGAGGCGCCCGACTGTCCACTTGAGTTTGTCCTCCATCGGTGGTGTGCCATATCCCTGTCAGCAGTTCACGCCGTGGCGGCGCAGGACCGGCCCAGTCCTGCTCAGACCGTGGGAGCGTCGCTGCGTGTGAATCAGGACGTTGTTGTCTTCTGCTTTGTGAAATGTCAAGATGTGCATTATCAATCTCAGatgttattttaataaaatattttgtgGATTATATATTTGAGGGTTTTGTAAGGGGAATTGAGAGGCAGGAGATCTCTACAAAGCTCttgtttattaactgcaatctgagGAGATGAAAACCATCAGATTTCCACCATTATATAAAATAAAGTCCACAAGCAGTTGCAGTAAAGGAAACTGCAAATTCTAAGTTGCGAAATGTAGAATGAAGCAACAAATCAGCCAAATTAAAGCCCAGAGAGGCCTCAAACCAAGCTTCTATCGGGCTCAACTTAATAATAGTCATAATTGACATCGGCTCCATATCTGTATGAACTGTGGTCCCGGGGGCCAGTGGGGGAGTTCTCGTCATAGTGATGCTGACGGCCTTGGTTGTTGGAGCGAGCCTGGTCCATCCAATAAGACAGGTCAGCCTCCAACCGCTGgtgagagaaagggggggggggtgaaagacTGCTGACACTGAAGCATAacatgaaaaaaacacaaataacaaTAATCCCCACAAGAATGGACATTCCCCAATAGTGCAAGACAcgaaaatacacacaaacatctttGTGTGGAGTCAAATCTGGGCCAAAAGGTTTGAtcatttgaaaaatgaaatcaaaaagtAACTTTAAAATCAAAACTTCAGGTTTTGATCGTTGAACTAAAACCAggatttttaatttattattatttttcaattCAAAACTCattcttttggtttttactcattttgttgtttttttgggtggagggtttcctcccaggtttttttcaatttcaaaCTCTTACAGGTTCAGGCTCGTGGCCCTCCAGGTGTGGGAGCCTGGACCTGTTGCCTTCAGGGAACGTCGGCCATATGACGTgaacacaccagcacacactgTTATAGCAATAGGACTGaccgtaaaaaaaaacaacccaaaaaagaCGCCAGTTGCAAAGTTACAGTTGCTTTAAAACTGTGGTAGCGCCAATCACAAAATTTGGTCAACATATTTTGACAGAATGTATAGTTTAACAACCAAAGTGCCAATTTAAATGTACAACATGGCTGAGGTCTCCTGAAGGCATGAGATTAAGGGCTGGTCCCAGGCTTCACTGCTATACTGTCACTCATCATTCGACTGCCATCATTTttaataacaccccccccccccccgcccccccaccccgacaaGCCAGGGCCATAATTGTGAACCTAAGAAAGTAGAGCCTCAAAACATCCATTGCTGTCAACTCAAATCCTTGACTGTGGGTGACATATTTCCTCCTCAGTCACAGGTTTTTATCAGAAAACTGGTTGCCAAACTCTAATTCAATCACACACTAAAccaaaaccctaaccccatttctaaccctaaccccaacactaaccctaaccccaaactcAACCTCaaacccaacccaaaccctaaacCTCATTCAGGAGGCAGGGTACATTCCCCTAACccttatcctaaccctaaccccaattctaacactgaccctaaccctaaccctaacctaaccctaactcacccaaccctaatcctaaccaaccctaacccacctaacccctaacccgaacACTAATTCTAACGCtaacccaactaaccctaaccttaaccctaaccaaccctaaccactgACCATTATTTGTAAGCCTATACCCAACCATAAccgcaaccctaaccctaattcttGCCCAAACCACAATCACAATCCTAATCCCAACCCACCTATAAACCTAAACCTAACTGtatttctaaccctaaccctgactcaaCCCCTTACCACAACCCAACCCTaatcataaccctaacccctcaccccaactctaaccctaaaccctaaccccaaccataaACCTAACCCCTATAGCCCTAACGCTAACCCAAATTCCtacactaaccctaaacctaaccacAACACTAacccacctaaccctaacctgaaccctaatcctaaccctgattcAGGAGGCAGGGTACATTCCCTTATCCTAATACTAACCCCAACTCTAATTCTAACCTTGACCCTGATCCTAAActtaaccgtaaccctaacctacctaACCCCAATTTGTATCCCTATCCCCAACTCAAATCCTaatttctaaccctaaccccaaccataaacctaaccctaattctaaccctaaccccaaccataaacctaaccctaattctaaccctaatcacaaccctaatgctaattcCATTACACAGCAAACCCCAACGCTAACATTAACCCTGCTTGTCTTCTTCGCTGCTTTAACCCTTGAAATCTGCTCTCACTGACTAGAGGAAAAGTATGGACGGACCTGAGAGTGTTCTCATTTGTAAGTGTaaagttgccatggaaacatttGCTTTTTGTTGGCGACAGAGTTCTGAGCTCTCCTAATCCAGGTTTCACCCACCTGCTCATCAAATCCCAAGTACATAAACTGTTGAATCcactgctgcacatctgctctGCTGCGGTCCCAGATATTTCTCTTCGTCCGGCTCAGTTTGCCTAAGAACTCCTGAGCTTTGGTGGCTGGGATGGCCACCGCGGCCCTGGAGGGTGGGTTTAACgctgagcagaagcagagagcagctacATGAGCGTCTCATCACACACTTTGGGCATTTTTCTGCTCTATCAAGGTAATTTAACTTACAGCCCCTCTTTTCTTATATAACAATTAACCTACCGTACTCGTAACTCATTATTgccactttatttttcttttacgACCTTCAACTTAAATTTCTGATCTCCCACCTGGAGTAGCTTCATGAACATGAGTCAGACGCTCAGAGTTTACCGTCTCTTCTCTTTAGGATCCTGTgcaggctgctggaggtggacaCATCTGTTCAGAGGAGTCAGACACACTCAGCTTAGTTAGACCACTGTAAACCAAAGCAATCACATGACAGTGTTTATGCCTGCTGTCAAAGTCAGCCATGAACCCTTCAGCTTCAAAGAACCATGttcaaatgacaaaaaaatatGCATTCTTTCATGATCATTTGCTCAGGCGAGTCCCTTCCTGCCCCTCTGGAGTGTCGGAGCTATATGATGCGTGGCAAATCCTCATGTGGACAAAAGGTGCACTCCTAAGGCGTTGGTCCCTTTACATTTGCTGGgaggttttttccccctacaTGGTTTAATCTGAGGTTTTTAACAGATCAAAATCCTCCCTGGTGCCGACTGAAGGCGGATGTAGAGAAGATCTTCTCACATGTTTGAGCATTAGCTGGTACGAGCACATACGGCCACAAAAGCCCGCCTGGAATGAGCCGTGCAGCACTCAGAATAAACAACAGACCTGAGCTATGCTTCTTTCAAGGCTTCCAGGTTGGAAAGACGTTGAGCTGACTTGATGAAAACCTGCCTTGTAAAAATCTATAAGGATCCATTTCAGACGtattgctgttttatttatttatt includes these proteins:
- the ecrg4a gene encoding augurin-A — translated: MASQQLWLRVLGLFLLLFAFHDVSTSSSLHRILKRRDALNPPSRAAVAIPATKAQEFLGKLSRTKRNIWDRSRADVQQWIQQFMYLGFDEQRLEADLSYWMDQARSNNQGRQHHYDENSPTGPRDHSSYRYGADVNYDYY